Genomic window (Euzebya sp.):
CCCACGTGCGCGAGCACACCGAGCTGACCTGGATCCTCTCGTGCAGCGCCCAGATGGGCGAGCTGAACCGGATGACCCAGTTCAAGCAGAAGTCCGCCGGCCGGGAGTCGGTCAGCGTCGGCCTGTACACCTACCCGGTCCTGCAGGCCGCCGACATCCTCGCCTACCAGGCCGACGAGGTGCCCGTCGGCGAGGACCAGGTCCAGCACATCGAGCTGACCCGCGACATCGCCCACCGGTTCAACACCCGCTTCGGCGAGACGTTCACCCTCCCGAAGGCGACGATCCCGACCGCCGGCGCGCGCATCATGGACCTCCAGGTCCCCGACGCCAAGATGTCGAAGTCCGCCGAGACCGACGCCGGCGTCATCCTGCTCGCCGAGACGCCGGCCCGGACGGCGAAGAAGATCATGCGCGCGATCACCGACTCCGGCTCCGAGGTCGTCGCGGGACCCGACAAGCCCGGGGTCACCAACCTCCTCGACCTGCTCAGCGCGGTCACCGGCCGCGAGGTCCCCGCGCTCGAGGAGGAGTTCGCGGGCCGCATGTACGGCGACTTCAAGAAGGCGGTCGCCGAGGCCGTCAACGACTACCTGCAACCCGCCCGGGACCGCTACGCC
Coding sequences:
- the trpS gene encoding tryptophan--tRNA ligase, producing the protein MPRVFSGIQPTGDPHLGNWIGAISRWAAAQEPGHVFCIVDLHAITIPKDPAELRAKTLDLAAWLLAAGIDPEVSTLFVQSHVREHTELTWILSCSAQMGELNRMTQFKQKSAGRESVSVGLYTYPVLQAADILAYQADEVPVGEDQVQHIELTRDIAHRFNTRFGETFTLPKATIPTAGARIMDLQVPDAKMSKSAETDAGVILLAETPARTAKKIMRAITDSGSEVVAGPDKPGVTNLLDLLSAVTGREVPALEEEFAGRMYGDFKKAVAEAVNDYLQPARDRYAELSADPGEVQRLLAIGADRAREVAATTMAAVRERVGFLPSA